Genomic segment of Apostichopus japonicus isolate 1M-3 chromosome 8, ASM3797524v1, whole genome shotgun sequence:
TTATTTACAGAGATAAATGTGATCACATGAGTATCcctagaaaatatcacatgtgttaCATCACAATCCCAGGATAAACCACATACCACATGCCGATCCATAGGAGCAGCCCCAAAAGCCATATTCTGCCATGCAACAATTACAACTGGTTTACTTAATGTCAGGAGAGATAACCCCATATAAATCCAAAGGGGTTTAAACTACCACAATGGTCCACACCGTTCACACAGAACTCCCAATGCTCCAcaactttataaatatatatatatatatatatatatatatatatatatatatacatacatatatatatatatatatatacatatatatatatatatatatatatatatatatatatatatatatagaatatatagaaTTCGATATTCCATCAGGAATAAATACAATATGCCGCATAAATACACAGTAATTAACAATATCAGAATATTACTCTCATGATACTAATAAAGTGGTAATTTATGTGAcattgattattaatatgatgaTGCCATAAAGCAGAGAGTTGCAGTTCATATAAACATTACACTTAATTACACTACATCTTTGTAAACACTATAAAGGCAAAATAATTTTTCATATgggggaagggtgggtgggAATGGGCTTTGTAATAATTCCAGTTCATGTATTTTGtgctttaatatattttattcagatGATATTAAAAACTCATCATTTTATCTAACTACTTAGATTAACGTAATTGAGCCATTCTTCTTTTCAGTTTTTATTCTTAAACATTGTATTACATTTGTACAGATATTATAAATCGGAAGTTTACTTTTTAAGTcttttgatttaaaaagtgatGAGGAGGTACCTCATCACTATTAATAATCCTATTAATCCTCATGACTCAGATAGATAATCTCCTCGTGGTATTCAGTTTTCTTCTTAAacctatatattatatttgcacAGATTTTTTAAGTCTTTTGACTAAATACAAATGaattagcatatttttttaatgtcagGTATATCTACTTCGATGTTCTGATTATGATTAAATCTAAGCACTGGATCATTACAGCAGGGATGAGGAGGTACCTCATCACTATTAATGATCCTCTCTTGATCCTCTTGACTCAGATGAATAATCCCTCCGTGTTATTCAGTTTTTCTTCTTAAACGTATATATAACATTTGTACAGATATTATAAATCGaaagtttattttttaagtCTTTTGAATAAATGCGAATGATTTAGTATATTTACAATGTCAGGTATATCTACTTCGGTGTCCTGATTAAGTCTAAATCTAAACTCTGGATCATAACAGCAGAGATGAGGAGGTACCTCATCACTATTAATAATCCTCTCTCGATCCTCTTGACTCAGATGGGTAATCCCCCCCTTGTATTCATCATTTTTGGGGAAAGTTACAGTTCTAGACCTGTTCATATTTCTCCACGATAAATACTCGAGATCTCTACCCGACAATACACTCAACGTGTTATAAGGTGTGTATGCCTCTGGTCTTAGAGCAAATGGGAATAATTCTAAAATCAATGATGATGTGGGTAGAAACATACTCAGGATCATGAGGGCACCATGGACGCCTATCATAAATTTAGCACAGCTGATCAATTTGATTAGATCCTTTACTGAGTTATCTTCTAAACTGATTAGGACCACATCCAACTTAAAAGTCTTGGAGATCACTTCGACTAATTCATCTTCATTCAAAACTCTTCGACTTCTTTTCCGGCTTATTAAAACGCCATATTTGTCTTCTTCGAGATTGCATTTCTCTTGAATATTCAAACGTTTCTTCATGTAATTTGTAAAGTTGTCAATATGAACTGAAGTTAAATTTGAGTCAGGAATAGGGCCTTCTGGTTCGTCTCCAATGCCATACTGGTACCAGATTGTATCCCTTGATAAACCTACCATTGCGTCTTCGAAACAAGTCAGAGAATTGGACGGTTCCAGGAGAAATTCATAATCCGATATAACCTGGTTTTTGGAGAGCAATTGATATAGTTGA
This window contains:
- the LOC139971742 gene encoding protein O-linked-mannose beta-1,4-N-acetylglucosaminyltransferase 2-like, coding for MHVIHDDLLPSFETMTRLDGMQTDPTRTLILMEAVPDQGITKENQLYQLLSKNQVISDYEFLLEPSNSLTCFEDAMVGLSRDTIWYQYGIGDEPEGPIPDSNLTSVHIDNFTNYMKKRLNIQEKCNLEEDKYGVLISRKRSRRVLNEDELVEVISKTFKLDVVLISLEDNSVKDLIKLISCAKFMIGVHGALMILSMFLPTSSLILELFPFALRPEAYTPYNTLSVLSGRDLEYLSWRNMNRSRTVTFPKNDEYKGGITHLSQEDRERIINSDEVPPHLCCYDPEFRFRLNQDTEVDIPDIVNILNHSHLFKRLKK